In Humulus lupulus chromosome 7, drHumLupu1.1, whole genome shotgun sequence, the following are encoded in one genomic region:
- the LOC133789631 gene encoding uncharacterized protein LOC133789631, whose translation MDNIGSLAMLFGMRCIWESMHPNSRQLYKFFDTEHLSIGNDESKNYTVDLIAKWMMTMDRRGKIYFIPWIVDRHWMLVLVMMRGMTIILDPLKNHKSPPIITEVMGK comes from the exons atggataatattggatccttagctatgctgtttggtatgag atgcatttgggaaagcatgcacccaaattcacgacaattatataaattttttgacaccgaacatctttctattggcaatgatgaaagtaaaaactatacggtggatcttatagccaaatggatgatgactatggatagacgaggcaaaatatatttcattccttggattgttga tcgacattggatgttggtgctcgtgatgatgcgggggatgaccataattttggaccctttaaaaaatcataaatctccaccaataattacggaggttatgggaaagtaa